The following proteins come from a genomic window of Thermosinus carboxydivorans Nor1:
- the rimM gene encoding ribosome maturation factor RimM (Essential for efficient processing of 16S rRNA), whose amino-acid sequence MMDSITLKCPITIKAKVTEELKSRLAAEIQDAIKKADMELQQIEFHAKRLMAEQAKQDAQGLVALRQQIDAERQKRIEFKNHMLERLKETAQLEIGAEIVQGSMERIVTVSVGDDLHKIMGTGNFARKMAKLSLSAVNMPEDLVAIGKIVAPHGVRGDVRIIPLTDFPERFQQLKTAYFDDGTRLSVESARQHKQFILLKFKGLQDRNAVENLRGKLVKVPRKDLVPLPEGHYYIFEIIGLKVYDIDGAYLGKVTDVMQTGSNDVYVVEDCDRPLLIPAIKEVVKEIDLAQGRMVIKPQEEWE is encoded by the coding sequence ATGATGGACAGCATTACGCTCAAGTGTCCGATTACCATTAAGGCCAAAGTAACTGAAGAGTTAAAAAGTCGTTTGGCTGCAGAAATTCAGGATGCGATAAAGAAAGCCGATATGGAATTGCAACAAATAGAGTTCCATGCCAAACGTCTAATGGCCGAGCAAGCTAAACAGGATGCGCAAGGACTTGTGGCCTTAAGGCAGCAGATCGATGCCGAACGACAGAAACGCATCGAATTTAAGAACCATATGCTGGAAAGGCTAAAAGAAACAGCACAGCTAGAAATTGGTGCCGAAATCGTTCAGGGGAGCATGGAGCGAATCGTTACGGTAAGCGTTGGCGACGACCTGCATAAAATTATGGGAACGGGAAATTTTGCTCGGAAGATGGCAAAATTATCGCTTTCCGCAGTTAATATGCCTGAAGATCTTGTAGCTATTGGTAAGATCGTTGCCCCGCACGGTGTGCGGGGTGACGTTCGTATTATACCGCTTACCGATTTCCCTGAACGTTTTCAACAACTGAAAACGGCTTATTTCGATGACGGCACTCGTTTGAGCGTTGAAAGCGCTAGACAGCACAAACAGTTTATACTACTGAAGTTTAAAGGACTTCAGGACCGTAATGCTGTGGAGAATTTACGCGGTAAACTGGTAAAAGTTCCACGTAAAGACTTGGTGCCTTTGCCGGAAGGACATTATTATATTTTTGAAATTATCGGTCTTAAGGTTTACGACATTGATGGCGCATACCTCGGCAAAGTGACCGACGTAATGCAGACCGGTAGTAATGACGTCTATGTCGTTGAGGACTGCGACCGTCCTTTACTTATTCCTGCCATTAAAGAAGTAGTGAAAGAAATCGACCTCGCCCAAGGTCGGATGGTAATTAAACCGCAGGAAGAATGGGAATAA
- a CDS encoding KH domain-containing protein, giving the protein MKELVEVIAKALVNNPDQVSVTAAEGANSTVYELRVASEDMGKIIGKQGRIAKAIRTVVKAAATRENKKATVEIV; this is encoded by the coding sequence ATGAAAGAGTTGGTAGAAGTTATCGCCAAAGCGCTAGTAAATAATCCGGACCAGGTCAGCGTTACAGCGGCCGAAGGCGCTAACTCCACCGTTTACGAGTTACGAGTAGCTTCCGAGGATATGGGGAAAATTATCGGCAAACAAGGCCGTATCGCCAAGGCTATTCGCACGGTGGTAAAGGCCGCCGCCACCCGGGAAAATAAAAAGGCAACCGTCGAAATCGTATAA